A genomic segment from Truepera sp. encodes:
- a CDS encoding SDR family oxidoreductase — translation MNLGLNDKLALVTASTSGLGFAVAKALAAEGARLVICGRDEERVGVAVERLAASGRAHGFVADVGNPNSLEELFGHVKETLGGLDILVNNAGGPPAGDFEDLSEAQWDLAYGLTLQSVVRSTRLAVPMMRQRGGGRMLTIVSSSVKRPLPNLLLSNVFRPAVQGLCKSLSITLAGDNIQVNCLAPGRVETERIDALDAGRAAREGKTKEEVRAQSVAEIPMGRLGDPDEFGQVGAFLCSDAAKYMTGSTVFVDGGAVTCI, via the coding sequence ATGAACCTTGGACTGAATGACAAACTCGCCCTCGTGACCGCTTCGACAAGTGGTCTTGGCTTCGCGGTTGCAAAGGCGCTGGCCGCCGAAGGCGCCCGCCTCGTGATCTGCGGCCGCGACGAGGAGCGCGTTGGAGTAGCCGTCGAGCGCCTAGCTGCGAGCGGCCGCGCGCACGGTTTCGTTGCCGACGTTGGGAACCCAAACTCACTAGAGGAACTGTTCGGCCATGTGAAAGAGACCCTCGGCGGCCTGGACATCCTGGTAAACAACGCGGGCGGCCCACCCGCCGGGGACTTCGAGGACCTCAGCGAAGCACAATGGGACTTAGCCTACGGTCTCACTTTGCAAAGCGTCGTCCGGAGCACGCGCCTCGCCGTACCGATGATGCGTCAGCGGGGTGGCGGTCGCATGCTCACCATCGTGAGCTCGAGCGTCAAACGCCCACTCCCCAACCTGCTCCTATCCAACGTCTTCCGGCCGGCGGTGCAAGGGTTATGCAAGTCTCTGTCGATCACACTGGCCGGCGACAATATCCAGGTCAACTGCCTGGCCCCCGGGCGGGTCGAGACCGAGCGCATCGATGCGCTCGACGCGGGTCGCGCCGCGAGGGAGGGGAAAACTAAGGAGGAGGTCCGCGCTCAATCCGTGGCAGAGATTCCCATGGGGCGCCTCGGGGACCCGGATGAGTTCGGGCAGGTCGGCGCGTTCCTGTGTTCCGATGCCGCGAAGTACATGACGGGGAGTACGGTCTTCGTCGATGGCGGGGCGGTTACCTGTATCTGA
- a CDS encoding RraA family protein — protein MPSQLGTTVDKQAIRARYLKVETANVSDVLDELGILDQGLSADFRPFPSGDQKIAGWAYTIRGQLSPYAGSGDPDKMRALEGVSEGDITVWSGGGAEGICFFGELIALGMQVRGCAGALVDGGIRDVQWLHKHGFPVYARYRTPVQSIGRWKVNASDLPVYLPGATSARVSVAPGDFILGDVDGVIVVPNQMVLPVLEKVEKLTETETKIRAELDAGASLAAVLEKYGHV, from the coding sequence ATGCCCAGTCAGCTGGGAACTACGGTGGACAAGCAGGCCATCAGAGCGCGCTACCTCAAGGTAGAGACCGCAAACGTCAGCGATGTCCTAGATGAGTTGGGAATCCTCGACCAAGGCCTGAGCGCCGACTTCCGTCCGTTCCCTAGCGGAGATCAGAAGATCGCCGGTTGGGCCTACACGATCCGCGGGCAGTTGTCCCCCTACGCGGGCAGCGGCGACCCCGACAAGATGCGTGCCCTCGAAGGCGTTTCCGAGGGTGACATAACCGTTTGGAGCGGCGGCGGGGCCGAAGGGATCTGTTTCTTCGGCGAACTGATCGCGTTAGGGATGCAGGTACGAGGCTGCGCGGGTGCCCTCGTGGACGGCGGCATACGAGATGTGCAGTGGCTCCACAAGCACGGTTTCCCCGTGTATGCGCGCTACCGCACGCCCGTCCAGTCGATCGGACGTTGGAAGGTGAACGCCTCGGACTTGCCCGTCTACCTCCCAGGAGCGACGTCGGCCCGGGTTTCCGTGGCGCCGGGCGACTTCATCCTCGGAGACGTAGACGGCGTCATCGTCGTACCTAACCAGATGGTTCTCCCGGTGCTCGAGAAGGTCGAGAAGCTCACCGAGACGGAGACGAAGATTCGTGCTGAGCTCGATGCAGGCGCCAGCCTGGCAGCGGTCCTGGAGAAATACGGTCACGTTTGA
- a CDS encoding TAXI family TRAP transporter solute-binding subunit, which yields MTNRVPPGKRLSRLLIALFTLALLLPSAVAQVQRISIGSAGTSGTFYIVAAGIAEQISRELGIPATAEVTGGSVENARRMASGELELAMMQMDVGYKAYHGIDFDPQVDMLAIVPVYPNLQHVVVRANSDLHTLEDIKGTRVSIGSPGSGVLATNQTFLEALGWSLNDIKGQFLSFSENTSAFRDNAIDAALANTAAPTPWILDLETSHPIRLLPIDGDDLQKVLEQGPYYAKAEFPAGTYRGQDEAVTTFGLWVMLAARSDMPDDLVYDITKLIYESREALIGVHPAAANISIDNLGGIAIPFHPGAARYYRELGIIVDTP from the coding sequence GCAACGGATCTCGATTGGCAGTGCCGGCACTTCGGGCACGTTCTATATCGTTGCTGCTGGTATCGCGGAGCAGATCTCGCGAGAACTTGGGATTCCCGCTACCGCCGAGGTGACCGGAGGTTCCGTCGAGAACGCTCGCAGGATGGCCAGCGGCGAACTCGAACTCGCCATGATGCAGATGGACGTCGGCTACAAGGCCTACCACGGGATCGACTTCGACCCGCAGGTCGACATGCTCGCAATCGTGCCCGTCTATCCGAACCTGCAGCACGTAGTGGTGCGAGCCAACTCGGACCTGCATACCCTGGAAGACATCAAGGGGACGCGGGTGTCGATCGGTTCACCGGGTAGCGGAGTGCTGGCGACGAATCAGACCTTCCTCGAGGCACTCGGTTGGTCGTTGAATGACATCAAAGGACAGTTCCTGTCTTTCTCGGAGAACACGAGCGCCTTCCGGGATAACGCTATCGACGCTGCCCTCGCCAACACCGCTGCACCCACTCCTTGGATCCTCGACCTGGAGACCAGCCACCCCATCCGCTTGCTTCCCATAGACGGGGACGACCTTCAAAAGGTCCTGGAGCAGGGCCCCTACTACGCCAAAGCCGAGTTCCCTGCCGGAACCTACCGCGGCCAGGACGAGGCCGTCACTACCTTCGGCCTCTGGGTGATGCTGGCGGCGAGAAGCGACATGCCAGACGACCTCGTTTACGACATCACGAAGCTGATCTATGAGAGTCGGGAAGCCTTGATCGGTGTTCACCCGGCTGCTGCGAACATCTCAATCGACAACTTAGGCGGCATTGCAATCCCGTTCCATCCCGGGGCAGCGCGCTACTACCGTGAATTAGGCATCATCGTCGATACGCCGTGA